Proteins encoded together in one Psychrobacter sanguinis window:
- the nhaA gene encoding Na+/H+ antiporter NhaA, with protein sequence MFQKLKKFFEYEAAGGIVLAIAAIAAMIVANSPLHDWYESFIHAPVVVQIGSLIIDKDAHHWINDGLMAIFFFLVGLELKREVLIGELSNINQIVLPAAAAIGGMIAPALVYVAFNHNNPEYLAGWAIPAATDIAFAIGILSLLGSRVPNSLKIFLVSIAIFDDIGAILIIALFYTSDLSFVSLAVAGLCLPFLYLLNKRNVTSITPYLIFGIIMWIAVLKSGIHATLAGVVLALFIPMVNADDPEHSPLEDLEHDLHGTVAFAILPLFAFVNAGISLQGAGFGQLLHSVPFGIAAGLFIGKQVGIMLMTWAIIKAGMAKLPSGTDFKQIYGVSLLCGVGFTMSLFISGLAFSGNTDGFDPRLGIILGSIISGIAGYVLLKRTLKDDVTVSSLDLTKL encoded by the coding sequence GTGTTTCAAAAACTAAAAAAATTCTTTGAGTATGAGGCGGCAGGCGGGATTGTACTGGCCATCGCTGCCATTGCAGCAATGATTGTTGCTAACTCACCTTTGCATGACTGGTATGAGTCCTTTATTCATGCCCCAGTGGTTGTGCAGATAGGAAGTCTTATTATTGACAAAGATGCGCATCACTGGATTAATGATGGGCTAATGGCGATATTCTTCTTCTTAGTGGGTCTAGAGCTCAAGCGAGAGGTGCTCATAGGTGAGCTGTCCAATATTAATCAGATAGTGTTACCAGCAGCAGCAGCCATAGGAGGGATGATAGCTCCCGCTTTAGTCTATGTGGCTTTTAACCATAACAATCCTGAATATTTAGCAGGTTGGGCAATCCCCGCCGCAACAGATATTGCCTTCGCCATTGGTATCTTGAGTTTGCTCGGCAGCCGAGTGCCTAATTCGCTAAAGATATTTCTAGTCTCTATCGCTATTTTTGATGATATCGGTGCTATCTTAATTATTGCTCTATTTTACACCAGTGATTTATCCTTTGTATCATTGGCCGTAGCAGGGCTATGTTTGCCATTCTTGTACTTGCTAAATAAACGCAATGTTACCTCGATTACTCCTTATTTGATCTTTGGTATCATCATGTGGATTGCAGTGCTTAAGTCGGGAATTCATGCGACATTGGCCGGCGTGGTACTGGCTTTGTTTATTCCTATGGTCAATGCGGATGATCCGGAACATTCGCCTTTAGAAGATTTAGAGCATGACTTACATGGCACAGTAGCCTTCGCTATTTTGCCGCTATTTGCTTTTGTTAATGCCGGTATCTCATTGCAAGGAGCAGGCTTTGGCCAGCTACTGCATAGCGTACCTTTCGGTATCGCTGCAGGCTTATTTATAGGTAAGCAAGTGGGTATTATGCTAATGACTTGGGCCATCATTAAAGCTGGAATGGCTAAGCTGCCGAGCGGTACCGACTTTAAGCAAATTTATGGAGTGTCATTACTGTGTGGAGTTGGCTTTACCATGAGTTTGTTTATCAGTGGATTAGCATTCTCAGGCAACACAGATGGCTTTGATCCACGCTTGGGTATTATTTTAGGGTCTATCATCTCTGGTATTGCTGGGTACGTATTATTGAAACGTACTTTAAAAGATGATGTGACCGTCTCAAGTTTGGATTTAACTAAGTTATAA
- a CDS encoding DUF2799 domain-containing protein, giving the protein MSLLSGCATLSKQECLTGNWQAVGFTDGAAGRPADYLSSHNKACSKVGVATDYAAWEQGRQEGLKKYCTETHAYQIGRRGEQMTPVCPAQVTPNLERINADGRSFYSLSKQLSIEQERLNSYQQQYDKLLKRHSVALSSQSGVTEYQNGLSERIKNTTQRINNLERALQELQRTYGY; this is encoded by the coding sequence GTGTCACTGCTATCAGGTTGTGCCACCCTCTCAAAGCAAGAATGTTTAACCGGCAACTGGCAAGCCGTTGGATTTACGGATGGTGCCGCGGGTAGGCCAGCAGATTACCTGAGTAGTCACAACAAAGCGTGTTCTAAGGTAGGGGTAGCGACGGATTATGCAGCGTGGGAACAGGGCAGACAGGAAGGGTTAAAAAAGTACTGTACTGAAACCCATGCCTATCAGATTGGGCGTAGAGGCGAGCAAATGACCCCAGTGTGTCCTGCGCAGGTAACCCCAAACCTTGAACGCATTAATGCAGATGGGCGCAGTTTCTACTCATTAAGTAAACAACTGAGCATTGAACAAGAGCGTTTAAACAGCTACCAACAGCAGTATGACAAGTTGCTCAAGCGTCATAGCGTAGCCTTAAGCAGCCAATCTGGAGTTACAGAGTATCAGAATGGATTGTCTGAAAGAATTAAAAACACCACTCAGCGTATCAATAACTTAGAGCGTGCACTGCAAGAGTTACAACGCACTTATGGCTATTAG
- a CDS encoding MliC family protein — protein sequence MKKLLTLLPLSLVVAACATSPTTAVQTQTQTTNKAYDRMAPERFVCEDNATVMPKYSIDGEQATLTASLPKANWNNQTIVMDIATSGSGSRYVNNASQNITYDWHTKGDLGIMRLKWADGTEYAVKCERQS from the coding sequence ATGAAAAAATTACTGACGTTATTACCGCTAAGCTTAGTAGTTGCTGCTTGTGCAACTAGTCCAACGACTGCGGTTCAGACTCAAACTCAAACCACTAATAAAGCTTATGACCGCATGGCACCTGAGCGTTTTGTTTGTGAAGACAATGCCACCGTTATGCCAAAGTATTCTATAGATGGCGAACAAGCTACGTTAACTGCTAGCCTACCTAAAGCCAACTGGAACAACCAAACGATAGTTATGGATATTGCCACTTCAGGTTCAGGTTCACGCTATGTCAATAACGCTAGCCAAAACATTACTTATGACTGGCATACCAAAGGTGATCTAGGTATCATGCGATTGAAATGGGCAGACGGCACTGAATACGCGGTTAAATGCGAGCGTCAATCATAG